In one Burkholderiales bacterium GJ-E10 genomic region, the following are encoded:
- a CDS encoding Holliday junction DNA helicase RuvB: MILVTMTESRIVSGTAGSPNEEAVERALRPQRLAEYVGQARIREQLDIFITAARNRGEALDHVLLFGPPGLGKTTLAHILAHEMGVNLRQTSGPVLERAGDLAALLTNLERNDVLFIDEIHRLSPVVEEILYPALEDFQIDIMIGEGPAARSIKIDLPPFTLVGATTRAGMLTNPLRDRFGIVARLEFYTEAELTAIVARSGKLLQAPMDESGAREIARRSRGTPRIANRLLRRVRDFAEVRGDGNISRDLADRALSMLEVDTLGLDVMDRKLLHAIIERFGGGPVGIDNLAAAIGEERDTLEDVVEPFLIQQGLLQRTPRGRIASADAYRHFGVVGSSPGKSGTLI, translated from the coding sequence ATGATCCTTGTCACCATGACCGAATCCCGCATCGTTTCCGGCACGGCCGGGTCTCCCAACGAGGAGGCGGTCGAGCGCGCCCTGCGCCCACAGCGCCTCGCCGAATACGTCGGCCAGGCCCGGATCCGTGAGCAGCTCGACATCTTCATCACGGCGGCGCGCAACCGCGGCGAGGCCCTCGATCACGTGCTGCTCTTCGGACCGCCCGGCCTCGGCAAGACCACCCTCGCGCACATCCTTGCCCACGAGATGGGCGTCAACCTGCGGCAGACCAGCGGGCCGGTACTGGAGCGGGCCGGCGATCTCGCCGCCCTGCTCACCAACCTCGAGCGCAACGACGTGCTCTTCATCGACGAGATCCACCGCCTGAGCCCGGTGGTCGAGGAAATCCTGTACCCCGCACTGGAAGACTTCCAGATCGACATCATGATCGGGGAAGGGCCGGCGGCGCGCTCGATCAAGATCGATCTTCCGCCCTTCACGCTGGTGGGGGCGACGACCCGCGCCGGCATGCTGACGAATCCCCTCCGGGACCGCTTCGGCATCGTCGCCCGGCTGGAGTTCTACACCGAGGCCGAACTGACTGCGATCGTCGCGCGCAGCGGCAAATTGCTGCAGGCGCCAATGGACGAATCCGGCGCACGCGAGATCGCGCGCCGCTCCCGCGGCACGCCGCGCATCGCCAACCGGCTGCTGCGGCGCGTGCGCGACTTCGCCGAAGTCCGCGGCGACGGCAACATCTCGCGCGACCTCGCCGACCGTGCCCTGTCGATGCTCGAGGTCGACACGCTCGGCCTCGACGTCATGGACCGCAAGCTCCTGCACGCGATCATCGAACGCTTCGGCGGTGGCCCCGTGGGCATCGACAACCTGGCCGCGGCGATCGGCGAGGAGCGCGACACCCTCGAAGACGTCGTCGAGCCGTTCCTGATCCAGCAGGGCCTGCTGCAGCGCACGCCCCGCGGCCGGATCGCGTCGGCCGACGCCTACCGGCACTTCGGCGTGGTCGGATCCTCACCCGGAAAATCCGGGACGCTGATCTAG